DNA from Pseudomonadota bacterium:
CACTACGACATCGCGCACGCGACCGAGCGTGTTCGGGCCGCGAAGGCTGCTGTGCTCGCGTGCGGCGTGCCCTTCGTGTTGACCGCGCGCTCGGAGTGCGTGTTGACCCAGCAGCCGAATGGCCTCGCGGCGGCCATCGACCGCGTGCAGCGCTACGCCGAGGCGGGCGCGGATTGCGTCTTCGTGCCCGGCCTGCGTGACATCGATGCGGTGGGCACGCTGGTGGCCAACGTGGACGTACCGGTCAATGTGCTGATCGGTTTGCACAACGAGACGCTCACTGTCCCCGCGCTGCGTGTACTGGGTGTTGCGCGGATCAGCATCGGCGGGTCGCTGGCCCGCGCCGCACTCGGTCTGGTCCGCCGTGCAGCGCGTGAGATGCTTGACGACGGCACCTTCGGCTTCAACGCGTCGCAGATTCCGGATGCCGAGCTGTGTGCGCTTTTTGGCGGTCCCGCGTCGTGATCGTGGTGCGTTGGGGCCTCTGGCTGATCGGCGTGTTTGCCGTGCTGCTCGCGGTTCCGGTGCTGCTGGACATGTTGCTGCACCGTCGGGTGTGTTGGTCTGAGCCGCTGGTGGGCGCACTGACCGCTGCAGCCGTGGTGGCAGTCGCGTATGGCCTCGCGCCGCAGCGCCGGTTGTGGGCGGCCTTCGCCATGCTCTGTGTCGGGTCAGCCCTGTCGTATCAGCTCTTCGACATGTGGTGGTACCCCGAGTGTCACCCGCAGGCGTACGAGCGGGTGCGCTGGCCGTGGCCGTTGGCGGTGTTGTCGGGTGCCGCGGTGTTCGTCGCGTTGGCGGTGCGGGCCCGGCGCCGGGCTCACTGACCGCAACAGCCCGGTGCACAGCACGCCGTGCCCGACGACAGCGCACGGGTGTTTGCTTTGCATTCCCCGTGAGTGTCACGCAAGGTCACCACCAGTTCGTCGCCCTCCACGGTGGCCAGGGCAACCTCGAAACGTTGCACTGTGGCGTCGTGCGGTGCGTACTCGATCAGCAGCGGCAGTGCTTCGATGCCCGGTAGGGCGTTGACCGTGGTTTCGAGGATAGCCGATAGCGTCGACGCGACCATGGCCCGGCCAGTCGTGTCGCCAAGCAACTCGACTGCGGCCTCCTGCCAGCGGTTCACCACGCCGCCGCAATCGATGCTGTCGACGGTGTTGCGCTTGAACTCGGTCAAGTGAAAGCCGAGGGGTATGGGTCCGGCGGGTGCCGTGAAGCGGACCCTGAGCGCCGGTTCCGCATGGGCAGCGTCGGCGAGGTCACCGAGGGTGACGCGGTGTGGTGCCATGGGTGGAACTCCCGAGCGCGCCACTGTGTGGCGGGTGTGAGGGGAGTGTACGTTGTCCTGCGGTGAGTGGCGTGGTTGTGCGCTCTGCACACGGGGGACAGCGCCACGACATTGCCTGTTCACGTGCTGGGAATCGAGCCACCCCAATCCGGGTGTTGCACGTCGGCCTTGGCCTGGTCGGCACGGTGCTTGGGCGCGGCAGCGCATCTGGCGCGCGTGAGGTGCGCCGCTGGTGTCGCCCGTACGCCCGGGTGCTGCCCGTCTGTGCGGCCGAGGGCCGGTCTGTCACCACCATCAACGGCCTGGCGAGCGACACCGCTCTGCACCCGTTGCAGTGGTTGCGACGGCGCTGGGTGACACGGTCGCGTGCGCGCGCGGTATGCTGAGCCGAGGCCGCACCCGCTGTTGCGGGTGTGATCGTCGCAGACACAGGAGTTCCGCTATGTCATCCGTACTCGATCAACCGCCGCAACACGCCGTCGACAGTGAAGATCTCGAAATCGATCAACGGGTTTACGACCTCTACGATTTGTACTGTCATGGCTACATCAGTCGCCGTGAGTTCCTCAAGCGTGCCAGTGCCATCACCGTTGCGGGTGTCTCGGGCCTGACCATGGCGCAAGCGCTGTTCCCGCGTTACGCCCAGGCCCAGACGATCTCGTTCACCGACGAGCGTATGAAGGCGAACTACGTCAGCTACCCGTCACCGGGCGGCAATGGCGCGGAGATGCGCGGTTACCTGGCGGTCCCGAGCACCGAGGGACCGTATCCGGCTGTGCTGGTCGTGCACGAAAACCGCGGACTCAACCCCTACATCGAGGACGTCGCACGGCGCCTCGCGGTTGAAGGCTTTCTCGCGCTGGCGCCGGACGCGCTCTCGCCGGTCGGAGGCTACCCCGGCAACGACGACGATGGCCGTGCCCTGCAAAAGAGTCTGGACCGCGCCAAGATCATGATCGACATGCACAACAGCGCGACCTTTCTGCAGTCGCACGCGCTCTCGACCGGCAAGCTCGGCGCGGTGGGCTTCTGCTTCGGCGGCGGCGTGGTGAATTTTCTTGCGACCAAGATGGGCGACGACTTCCACGCGGGCGTGCCGTTCTACGGCAGTGCGCCGCCGGCGGAGAACGTCGCGGCGATCAGCGCGCCGTTGATGATTCAGGCGGCCGAGAACGACGACCGCATCAATGCCCAGTGGCCGGCCTTCGAAGCGGCGTTGCAGGCGGCTGGGGTCGACTTCGAACGCCACCTGTACCCGGGCACCGGTCACGGATTTCACAACAATTCCACGCGGCGCTACAACGCGGCAGCGGCCGATCTGGCGTGGGAGCGGACGCTGGCGTTTTTCCGCACGCACCTGAGCGGATAGCGGGCGCGGGTGGCCCCGCTGCGGGGGCGCAAGCGCGCCCCGCGGTCGGGGTTCAGGCCGCGGCGCTCGACCGGCGGTAGTCTTTCTTGCCCGGTACGTAGCACGCGACCAGAGGCACCGGCGTCATGCCGATGAACACGTTGTCGAGGCCGTTGTGTTCGGCGTTCGAGGCTATTTCGTCGAAGACGCGCTGCGACAGCGCGTGCTCGAGCACCGATTGCACTTTCACCCATTCCTCGTGGACCGGTAGCGCGGCGTCGCGCTGCGCGCTGCGTATGAAGCTGATGTTCAAGCCCGGGGCACCGAGATCGAGCAACACGTCGGTCACGCGTTGCAGGTCGGACCGGGTAGTGATCAGCGACAGGCAGCGTCGGTCACGTTGGTATTGTGAAGCGCTGTTGACCGCCTTGATGCCGCTGCTGCGGCCGTTGACACCGACATCGAAAATGGCCTGGTCGCGCCAGTTGGTGTGACCCGAAAGCTGGTCGATGGCGTGAATGACCTGCTGCATGCTGGCGGCGTGGTGGTGGCCGGCCATGCGGCTGGGCAGGTTGAACATGCCCTTGGCGATCGGCATCGAGTACATGAAGCCGCGGCCGGGCAGGTGGAACTCGCCGGCCTTGGCGACAACGTCGATGAGGTCGTCGACGTCTTCCTCGTCCGCGAGGATCATCAACACCTCTTGCTCGTGGTCCTTGGTGATCCGCAGCCAGCCGAGCCGGTCGCGCAGACCCCGACCCTCGGCATAGGTGATGATCGGACCGTGGGCACCGTGTTCAATGGCGGCCTTGGCGACCTTCTCGCTCTGTGTGTGTCCGACCACACAGAACAGCAGGCGCAGGGCCTGATCGCGTGGGCCGGTCGGGCTCGCCCCGGTCGGGGTGGCGCTTGTGGTCAGCAACGGCGAGCCTGCACTCGCCCAGGCGAGTTCGTAGTCGACGCTGAAGATGGCACCAACGGCTTGCTGGTCGAGTCGGCTCTCGCGCACGATGGCGTCGGTCATCGCGTCCACGTCGTCGCTTGGCAACACCATCTCGATCAGGGTCTTCACCGGGCTGATCGGCGGAAACAGGCGTTTCAACCAGTGGTCGTGCAGCAGCGTGCCGCGGGCGGTCGAACAGAAGGTCGGCGACGTGCAGTCGGCAATGACGCGCTCGAGCACACGGTCGGCGACGCCGGTCGGGAGCACGGTTGTCAGGCTGCTCAGGGCGGGGCGTGGGGTGCTCATGATGACGTGGCCTCCGATTCGGCAAGTTCGAGCGCGGCGTCGGTGGTGCTGGCCTGCTCGGCGAGTTCGCGCTCGGCGCGTTGTGTGTGGTGGGTGTAGAGCCCGACCGTCAGCACCGTCAGAATCGGGCCGACCGAGGCCAGCGCGAGGATGCCGAAGCCGTCGCTGACGCCGGGCACGTTGCCGCCGATGCCGAGGCCCATGGCCAGCACCAACGGCACGGTGATGGGCCCGGTTGTGACACCGGCGCTGTCCCAGCCGAAGTTGACGAAGCCGTGCGGTGCAAACCAGGTCAGCACGAGCACGAGGGAGTAGGCCGGCATCAACATCCAGAACAGCGGGAGGTTGAACACCATCTTGACGATGCCGGCGGCGATACCCATGCCGACCCCGATCGCCACGCTCTGCATCAGGAGTTTCTTGCGGAAAGCGCCGACGGTGATTTTTTCAACCGTGTCGCCGAGAGCGTTCAGTGCGGGCTCGGCGAGCGTCGCGCCGTAGCCGAGAAAGAATGCGAATCCGATTGCCGCGAGTTTGCCCGCTGTCGGGCTGAACAGCGCCTGCTCGTAGTCGGACATGCCCCAGGGGACGATGCTGGCAAACGTGAGCGGGATGTTGCCGCCGAGCTGGCTGCCGAGCGGTGTCAGGCCCAGGATGATGCCGAGGCCGAAGAGTGTCATGCCGGCCAGTGCGAACACGACACCGATGCCGACGTCGCTGCTTTCGTCGAGCTTCTTGCGGAGCAACAGGCGGAGTACCACGTAGAGGAACACACACAGGGGCACGATGGCGCGCAACGCGTCGATGAACGACTGCTGCACCCGGTCGACGAAGGGACTGGAGTGGTCCCAGGTTTCCTCGCCGAACACCTGAAACGGGCGCTCGAGCTGCTTCTCGATGATCACGTCAGGCTCCGACAACACGATCTGCCCGTCAACCAACACCGCGCTGCCGCCGCGAAAGCGGATGGTGTGATCTTCGGGCAGGGTGCCGCTGGCGAGAAACGATTCGAATTCCGCGTTCGAGACCGGGGCGCCTGTGGCGGTGGGGGCGGCTGTGGGTTGCTCGGCGGATGCCATGACCGCAGCCGGTTGCACCTGGCCCGCGTAGTTCGCGGCCCCGTAGTAGTCCTGCTTGCCGTAGTGGAACAGCGCGAGCAGCAGAACGGCCAGAATCGGGAACAGCGAGGCGAGGGTGACGATGCCGAAGCCCGAGTGGCTGCTGTCACCGGACCCGCCGCTGACAACGCGGCACACGCCGATGCCAAGTGCGAGCACCAGCGGCACGGTCACCGGACCGGTGGTGACGGCGCCGCAGTCCCATGCCAGCCCCAACACGTCCGAAAGCACCGCGTTCTGATTGAAGAAGTACGACAGCACCAGCAGCAGGCCGACGGCTGGGATCGCGAGCGTCTTCAGCGGCCAGGCATAGAAGAAACGCAGCACGCCGAGCATCACGGCGAGACCGACCCCGACCCCGACGGAGAGGACCAGCTCGTTGGAAAAATCGTTCAGCAGGCTGTAGAGCAAGGGCGCGTCGTCCGGCACCACGCCCTTGCCGGCGGCCTTGAGCACCGCAATGGCAGGTTCGGCGAAGGTCGCGCCGAGGCCGAGCAGGAACGCGAACAGCAGGATGGTCGCCATGTGGCTCTGCTTGGGCAAGGTGCTGCCGATCACCTCCCCGAGCGGCATCAACCCCAGGCGCAGCCCCTCCATGAAGAACATCAAACCCACGGCGACGGTCAGCACACCGAGCGCGATCATCAACGAGAACACGATCGGCAGCTGCAGGATGACCAGCTGGAAGAAAATGAGGTAGGCGACGATGAACCAAATGCCCTGCAACTGCTTGTTGAAGTTGCTCTTCACGTAGGGCCAGATGATGCGCAGTGTGTCGCGCACGCCGAGCTGTATGCGTTGGCTGTTTTCCACAGTGTCCCTTCCTTGGGTGTGAGCTGTGTGGAGCCACCCACCGCCCGCCTTGGCAGGGTGAGCGCGGTGGCCCGGTATCCCTGTCCGCGTTCCAGTCGCGGACCGTGCACCTGCCAGTCGGCGGCGCATCACGGATTGATCAGCAAGATCCGGGCCTTTTCGAGCGCTCGCGAACGAACAGGCAGGGAAGGCGCGGCGCCGCGAACGCGGCTGGGTGCACGGCACGGTGTGGCCTGACAGCCATTTTGCAACCGGTTGCAAAATAGCCCCTGTCTGTGCTTAAATTCGGCTATTCCACCACTCAGCTGCCGATGCGCGTCGGTGCGGGGGACTGCTTGTGAACACGCGATCTGGACGCACCCGTGCGCACCGCTACCGGTTGGTCTGCGGATCGGGACAACACGGGGCCCGCGGCCATGCGTGAGATCGGCATCGGGCTCGTCGGAGCCGGCTACATGGGCAAGGCGCACGCGGTGGCCTTGCACGCGGTGGGTGCGGTGTTCAACACCGCGCTTCGGCCGCGGTGCGAAATGATCGCGACGCGCTCCGAGGACGGAGCGCGGGCTGCGGCGGCCCGTCTCGGTTTTGCCCGCAGCACCGGCGACTGGCGCACCCTGGTCACCGACCCGAAGGTGGAGGCGGTCGTGATTGCCTCGATGCAGGACAGCCACCGGGCCATCAGCGAGGCCGCCTTTGCACTCGGCAAGCCCGTGTTCTGCGAAAAACCGCTGGCCGAGAACACGGATTCGGCCGTCGCGATGGCAGAAGCGGCGCGTGCCAGCGGTGTGGTCAACATGATCGGCTTCAACTACGTGCGCACACCCGCAACCCAGTTCGTACGCCAGATGCTCGCCGACGGCGTGATCGGGTCGCTGCACTACCTGCGGATCGAGCACACCGAGGACTTTCTCGCCGACGCCACCTTGCCTGCCAACTGGCGCACCGAGGGCATGGCCAACGGCAACCTCGGTGATCTCGCACCGCACGCGTTCAATTGTGCACTGGCGCTCGGTGGCGACATTGCGTCGCTGGTGGCCGACATGCAGACCGTGGTCACCGAGCGCGGTGGTGTGGCGGTGACCAACGACGATCAGGCCCAGTGCCTCTGCCGGTTCAGCAGCGGCGCCATGGGGCACATCCTGTCCAGCCGCGTCGCGCACGGCCGCAAGATGGGCTACGCCTACGAGCTGCACGGCAGCACCGGCAGCATCCGCTTCGACGGCGAAGACCAGAACGCCGTGTGGTTGTGCCGCGGCGATGCGCCGGCGGCGGAGGCCGGTTTCAAGAAGATCCTCACAGGCCCGGCGCACCCCGACTACCTCGGCTTCTGCCAGGGGCCGGGACACGGCACCGGCTACCAGGACCAGATCATCATCGAACAACACGACTTCCTGAAGGCGATCGAGGCGGGCGAGAGCCTGTGGCCGGATTTTGCCCACGGGCTGGCCGTGCACCGGGTCGGCGACGCCTTCATCGCCTCCAGCGAGTCGCGCCAGTGGGTCGATGTCACGCGGGGAGATGCGAGTACATGAGTGCCAGATTTGCAGTATTGGGTGCGGGACGGATCGGCCAGGTGCATGCCCGTGCGGTCGCCAGCAGCGCAGTGGCGAGCCTGGTCGCGGTGGCTGATGCGGTGCCGGCAGCCGCGGCGTCGCTGAGCGAGCAGTACGGGTGCCGGGTGGGTGAAGTCGACGCGTTGATTGCGGCGCCAGACGTCGACGCGGTCATCATCTGCACCCCGACCGACACCCACGCCGACCTCATTGAGTCGGCGGCGCGCGCGGGCAAGGCGATCTTCTGCGAAAAGCCGATCGACCTCGACGCCGACCGGGTGCGTGCGTGCCTCGGCGTGGTGGCGGACACCCATGCGCGTTTGATGGTGGGTTTCAACCGCCGTTTCGATCCCCACTTTGCCGCGTTGAAAGCGGCCGTGGACGCCGGTGAGATCGGCGAGGTCGAGCAGGTGGTGATCACCTCGCGCGACCCGGCTGCGCCGCCGCTCGAGTACATCCGGCGCTCGGGCGGCCTGTTCCGCGACATGATGATCCACGATCTGGACATTGCGCGCTGGGTGCTCGGCGAGGAGCCGGTGCGCGTCAGTGCCTTTGGCTCGGTCCTGACCGATCCCGCCATCGCCGGTGAGGACGTCGACACGGCGACCGCCATGTTGTCCACGGCAAGCGGCAAGCAGGCCGTGATCACGAACTCGCGGCGCGCGAGTTACGGCTACGATCAGCGGGTGGAAGTGCACGGGAGCACCGGCATGCTGCGCTTCGGCAACCCGCGCAACTCCCTCGTTGAACACGCGGCGGCGGGCGGCTACACCCGCGAGCCGTTGCAGGACTTCTTCATGGCGCGCTACGTCGAGGCCTACGCCAACGAGCTCACGCGCTTCGTCGCCTGGGTAGCCGGCGACGACGTCACCGTGCCCACTGGTGAGGACGGCTTGCGGGCGTTGCTGCTCGCCGATGCCGCGGCGGCGTCCGTGGCCACGGGCGAAACCCAAGCGGTCGTGCAGCCGTGAGCCCGCTGTTAGTGCGACCGCAGCCCGCCGACGCAGACGGCTGCGTGCACCGCGTGACCCCGGCCTCGGCCAGCTGGACCTACGTCGGATTCGAGGTCTACCACCTCGGTGAGGGCGCCGTGCTCCACGTCGAGAGCGACACGCGCGAGCGTTGCCTGGTCATTCTGTCGGGTTTCGCCGACATCGCTGCCGGTGGCGAGTCCTTCGCCAAGCTCGGGGAACGCACGGACCTGGCCGACCACAGCAAGCCGGTGTCGGTCTACGTGCCGGCGGGGCAATCCGCGCACGTGGTCGCGCGCGGTGCGTTGGCCCTCGCGGTGTGCAGTGCGCCGGGGGGTGAGTCTGGCGCCTACCCGGTGCGGTTGATTGCGGGCGACGACGTCGGCTACTCGGTGCGCGGCGAGGGCAGCAACACGCGCTACATCTACGACATCCTGCCCGACCGCGTCGACTGGGCGCACAGCCTGCTCGTGGTCGAAGTGCGCACGCCGTCGGGCAACTGGAGCAGTTACCCACCGCACCGCCACGACGAAGACGATTTGCCGAACCAGTCCTTGCTCGAAGAAACCTACTACCACCGGATTTTTCCGTCACAGGGCTTTGCGTTCCAACGCGTCTACACGGACGACCACAGCCTCGACGAGACGCTCGCAATTCACGACGGCGACGTCGTCTTGGTGCCCCGCGGCTACCACCCCTACGGTGTGCCACACGGTTACGAGGGCTACTACCTCAACGTGATGGCTGGCCCGACCCGCAAATGGGTGTTCCACAACCACCCGCACCACGACTGGCTGATTGCACCGTGACAGCGCTCGACCTGATCACACTCGGCCGGTGCGGCGTGGATTTCTACGCCGACCAGGTCGGCGCCCGTCTGGAGGACGCCAGTCGCTTCTCGAAGTACCTCGGCGGTTCCTCGACCAACATCGCCGCCTGTGCCGCGCGACAAGGGCTCAGGAGTGGGTTGATCACGCGCGTCGGCGACGAACACCTTGGTCGCTTCCTGCGCGAGCAACTGACGCGCGAAGGGGTCGATACCCGCTGCGTGCGCACCGACCCGTCCCGCCCGACCGCGATGGTGGTGCTCGGCATCAAGGACCGCGACACCTTCCCCCTGGTGTTTGTGCGGGAGAACTGCGCCGACATGGGGCTCGAGCTGTCCGACCTCGACCCGGCGTTCATCGGGTCGGCCAAATGCCTCTTGATCACCGGCACGCATTTCTCGACCGAGCGCGTGCACGCGGTGTCGACTGAGGCGCTGAAGATCGCGCGTGCGCGCGGTGTGAAAACCGCGCTCGACATCGACTACCGGCCGGTGCTCTGGGGCCTGACCTCACGCGGCGACGGCGAGACCCGCTTCATCGCGAACGACGGCGTCACGGCGCATTTGCAAGGCATCCTGCCGATGCTGGACCTGGTCATCGGCACCGAGGAAGAAGTTCACATTGCCGGTGGCTCGACCGACACCCTCGAGGCGCTACGTGCCGTGCGGGCGGTGACTGACGCCATCATCGTGTTGAAGCGCGGCCCCTTTGGCGCAACCGTGTTTGATGGGCCCATCCCGGACGCGATCGACGACGGTATCACGGTGTCCGGTGTGACGGTCGACGTGCTCAACGTGCTCGGCGCCGGCGACGCGTTTGCGGCGGGGTTCCTCCGCGGCTGGCTGAACGGTGAAGGCTATGAAGCGGCATTGACCTACGCGAACGCCAGCGGTGCCCTGGTGGTCTCACGCCACGGGTGCACCCCGGCCATGCCGACGGTGCCGGAGTTGGCACACTATCTCGCGCACGCGGCCGATATCCCGCGGCCCGACCAGGACGCTGCGCTGAATCAGTTGCACCGCGTGACCACGCGTGTGCGCCGTGCGCCGCGCGAGCAGGTGGTGGTGCTCGCCTTTGATCACCGTGCGCAGTTTGTCGAGATGTGCGAGACCGCCGGTGTGAGCACAGCGCATATCCCGTACCTCAAGCGCTTGCTGCTGCAGGCGGCGCAGGCAGTTGTCAGCGAAGACGGGTTGCAGGGCCAGGCCGGAATCCTGTGCGATGACACCTTTGGTCAGGACGTGTTGAACGACGCCTCCGGCCGTGACTGGTGGATCGGGCGCCCGGTCGAGGTGCCGCACTCGCGCCCGATCCAGCTCGAAGGTGGCAGCAGCATCGGCTCACGCCTGCGGCATTGGCCCGACGAACACATCGTCAAATGCCTGATCAGCTACCACCCTGACGACGAACCCGCGTTGCGCGACCGCCAGGAACAACAGGTGCTCGACCTCTGGGCTGCGTGCCAGGACAGCGGCCACGAGCTGCTGCTCGAAATCATCCCGCCCACCGGGTCGGGGGACGTCACCGACGCCGTCTGCCGCAGCGTCGAGCGGTTCTACGGTCTCGGCGTGTTTGCGGATTGGTGGAAGCTGCCTGCACTGAGTGCGGCAGGCTACGCCAGCGTCGATGCGTTGATTGCCGAGCACGATCCCCACTGCCAGGGTGTCGTCGTGCTGGGTCTGGACGCGCCGATCGACGAACTGGCCGCCGGCTTCCACGCATCGGCGGGGCTCGAACGCGTCAAAGGCTTCGCCGTTGGTCGAAGCATCTTTGGCGCGCCGTCCAGGCAATGGCTTGCAAACGACATGGACGATGCGGGTTTTGTGGACGCCGTGGCGCAGAACTACCGTGCCGTGATCGCCGCCTGGCAAAAAAGCCGCACATCGGTTGTGGGAGCCGCCGTGTGACGGACCACGTGTGACGGACCAACCGTGAGCGGCGATAAGCGCGCAAAAAGCATGCGGGCTAAAAGGCATGCGTCGCCGCTCGATAAGCGGCTCCCACAAAAGACACATTCAACACCACGCCTTTGTTGAGGACCCACCACCATGGCCACAATCACACTCACCACCGCGCAGGCGCTCACCCGGTTCTTGACAGCGCAACAGGTGCAAACGGAAAACGGTGTTGAGCCACTGTTCGCGGGGCTCTGGGCAATTTTCGGCCACGGCAACGTGCCGGCGTTGGGCGAGGCCTTGCACGCGGTGCGACAACAACTGCCAACGTACCGTGGCCACAACGAACAGTCGATGGCCCACGCAGCGATCGCCTACGCGAAACAGATGCGGCGCCAGCGCATGATGGCGGTGTCGAGCTCGATCGGGCCCGGTGCCACCAACCTCGTGACGGCGGCGGCGGTCGCGCATGTGAACCGTCTGCCGGTCCTGTTTCTGCCGGGTGACACCTTCACGAACCGCAGGCCCGACCCGGTGTTGCAACAGGTCGAGCACGGTGGCGACCCGAACATCACGGCCAACGACTGCCTCCGGCCCGTGTCACGCTACTTCGACCGCATCACCAAACCCGAACAGCTGGTCACGGCGCTGCCCGCGGCCATGGCGGTGTTGACCGACCCGGAGCTGTGCGGGCCGGCGACGCTCTGCTTGCCGCAGGACGCACAGGCCGAGACGGCCGAGTTTCCGGCGTGGCTGTTCGAGCCCGTGGTGCACCACCTCGAGCGGCAGATGCCCGATGCGACGCGGCTGGCGCGTGCCGTCGAGCTGATTCGGGGCGCGGAGCGGCCCGTGCTGGTCGCCGGTGGCGGTGTGCACTACAGCTTTGCCGTGGAGGCCCTGCGCAGCTTTGCGCGTGACCACCAGGTGCCTGTGGTCGAAACCTCGGCCGGCAAGGGCGCGCTGCACCACGCCGACCCGATGAATGCCGGGGGCGTGGGTGTGGTGGGTGCAAGTTCGGCCAACGCGTTGGTGCGCGACGCCGACCTCATTGTCACCGTGGGCACGCGGCTCTCGGATTTCACCACCGGCTCCCGCACCGTGGTCTCAAGCGGTGTGCCGCAGATCAACATCAACGTTGCGCAACTCGACGCGCGCAAGCACAACGCGACGCCGCTTCGCGGCGACGCACGGTGCACCCTGGAAGCGCTGGACAGCGCGCTGGCCGGCTGGCAGTCGAGTGGTGCTTGGGTGGACCGTGTGGCGCAGGAGAAAGCGGCCTGGTCCGCGGAAGTCAGCGACGCCACGGCACCGGGTGACGGGCTGCCATCGGATGCCCAGGTGACGGCCGTGATCGCTGCCGCGGCCGACCCGGAGCGTGACGTGCTCGTCGTTGCCGCCGGTTCCATGCCGGCCGAGGGCGTCAAGGTCTGGCCGACCGGGCACAGCGCCGGCTACCACAGCGAGTACGGTTTCTCCTGCATGGGGTACGAGATTCCAGCCGGTATCGGCGTGAAAATGGCGTCCCCCGCGAGCGAGGTGTTCGTAGTCGTGGGGGACGGCAGCTACCTCATGCTGAACTCCGAAATCGCAAGCTCGGTGGCGCTCGATCAGAAAATCACCCTTGTGATCCTCGACAACCGCGGCTTTGGCTGCATCAACCGCTTGCAGAACGCCTGCGGCCAGGACCCGTTCAACAACCTGCTTGACGATGGCACCGAGGGCAACACACCCAAAGTCGATTTTGCCGCCCACGCACGGGCGCTGGGCGCGACGGCGGAGCACGTGTCCTCACTCGATGGGCTCGCCGAGGCGCTGCAACGGGCACGCGCGGCGGCCGGCAGCTACGCCATCTGCATCGACACCAACCCGGTGGATTCGACCGGCGGCGGCAGTTGGTGGCAGGTCGGCATCCCGGCCGTCAGCGAGCGCAGCAGCGTGACCGAGGCCAGGGCGACGTGGCAGGATGAGGGCGCCAAGTCGCAACCCTACTGACTTAGGAGAAGGTGTGAGATGACACCGGTCGACGCCATCGAACGCCCCAAACGCCGTGCCACGAGCGCGTTTTACAACGCTGACGCGGTCACGGTGGCCGACCTCGTCGCCGCCTGCGACGCCCCGCTTACGCCGACACCGCAAGCGGTGGACGTGGCGCAAGGCATACCCGTCTACGACGTGCCAGCGTTGGTCGAGGTGCTTTGCGGCCCCGTCGACAGCGCCGCCCTGCGCGCGCTGCAGTCGGAGTGGGCGGCGGTGTTGCAGCACGGTGCCGGCGTCGTCGTGTTGCGGGCCGCGGTGCCCGATCTCGACGCGGTCGATGCCGCGACAGCCGCGTTCGAGCGCATCCTCGAGCGCGAAGCAGAAGGCAAGACCGAACACGCCGACCATTTCTCCAGCGGCAACGACCGGATCTGGAACTCCTTGCAGAAGCTCGCGCTCGCGGATCCGGACACCTTCGTGCGCTACCACGGGTCGGCGGCCATCGACGCGGTGTGCACCGCCTGGCTGGGCCCGTTCTACCAGATGACTGCGCAGGTGAACCTGGTGCACCCGGGCGGTGCGGCGCA
Protein-coding regions in this window:
- the iolD gene encoding 3D-(3,5/4)-trihydroxycyclohexane-1,2-dione acylhydrolase (decyclizing); translated protein: MATITLTTAQALTRFLTAQQVQTENGVEPLFAGLWAIFGHGNVPALGEALHAVRQQLPTYRGHNEQSMAHAAIAYAKQMRRQRMMAVSSSIGPGATNLVTAAAVAHVNRLPVLFLPGDTFTNRRPDPVLQQVEHGGDPNITANDCLRPVSRYFDRITKPEQLVTALPAAMAVLTDPELCGPATLCLPQDAQAETAEFPAWLFEPVVHHLERQMPDATRLARAVELIRGAERPVLVAGGGVHYSFAVEALRSFARDHQVPVVETSAGKGALHHADPMNAGGVGVVGASSANALVRDADLIVTVGTRLSDFTTGSRTVVSSGVPQININVAQLDARKHNATPLRGDARCTLEALDSALAGWQSSGAWVDRVAQEKAAWSAEVSDATAPGDGLPSDAQVTAVIAAAADPERDVLVVAAGSMPAEGVKVWPTGHSAGYHSEYGFSCMGYEIPAGIGVKMASPASEVFVVVGDGSYLMLNSEIASSVALDQKITLVILDNRGFGCINRLQNACGQDPFNNLLDDGTEGNTPKVDFAAHARALGATAEHVSSLDGLAEALQRARAAAGSYAICIDTNPVDSTGGGSWWQVGIPAVSERSSVTEARATWQDEGAKSQPY
- the iolB gene encoding 5-deoxy-glucuronate isomerase, whose product is MSPLLVRPQPADADGCVHRVTPASASWTYVGFEVYHLGEGAVLHVESDTRERCLVILSGFADIAAGGESFAKLGERTDLADHSKPVSVYVPAGQSAHVVARGALALAVCSAPGGESGAYPVRLIAGDDVGYSVRGEGSNTRYIYDILPDRVDWAHSLLVVEVRTPSGNWSSYPPHRHDEDDLPNQSLLEETYYHRIFPSQGFAFQRVYTDDHSLDETLAIHDGDVVLVPRGYHPYGVPHGYEGYYLNVMAGPTRKWVFHNHPHHDWLIAP
- the iolC gene encoding 5-dehydro-2-deoxygluconokinase; amino-acid sequence: MTALDLITLGRCGVDFYADQVGARLEDASRFSKYLGGSSTNIAACAARQGLRSGLITRVGDEHLGRFLREQLTREGVDTRCVRTDPSRPTAMVVLGIKDRDTFPLVFVRENCADMGLELSDLDPAFIGSAKCLLITGTHFSTERVHAVSTEALKIARARGVKTALDIDYRPVLWGLTSRGDGETRFIANDGVTAHLQGILPMLDLVIGTEEEVHIAGGSTDTLEALRAVRAVTDAIIVLKRGPFGATVFDGPIPDAIDDGITVSGVTVDVLNVLGAGDAFAAGFLRGWLNGEGYEAALTYANASGALVVSRHGCTPAMPTVPELAHYLAHAADIPRPDQDAALNQLHRVTTRVRRAPREQVVVLAFDHRAQFVEMCETAGVSTAHIPYLKRLLLQAAQAVVSEDGLQGQAGILCDDTFGQDVLNDASGRDWWIGRPVEVPHSRPIQLEGGSSIGSRLRHWPDEHIVKCLISYHPDDEPALRDRQEQQVLDLWAACQDSGHELLLEIIPPTGSGDVTDAVCRSVERFYGLGVFADWWKLPALSAAGYASVDALIAEHDPHCQGVVVLGLDAPIDELAAGFHASAGLERVKGFAVGRSIFGAPSRQWLANDMDDAGFVDAVAQNYRAVIAAWQKSRTSVVGAAV